The DNA sequence GAACTCTTTTGCCGCCTCTACGGCATGAAGGACCGGCGTCCCCTTTGCGAGGAGCGCCGTGACCGCAGCCGAAAAAGCACAGCCGGTGCCGTGGTACTCTCCCGGGAGCTTTCTCCCTTTGACCCGGTGAACGGCACTGCCGTCATAAACGAGATCGGTCGCGTCTTGTTCGAGGTGTCCGCCGGTGATGACGACCACCTCGGGGCCGAGCTGCTTCAGCGTCCTTGCCGCTGCTTCCATCGTCCTCTCATTCGCTATCGGGATACCGGTAAGCGCCGCTGCTTCGGCGATGTTGGGGGTAATCACCGTTGCGAGCGGCAGCAGCTCCCTCTTCAGCACCTCGAGCGCTTTCTCCTCGATTAAGGCGGCGCCGGACGATGATCGGATGACCGGGTCGATCACGATGTTCCGGAGATCATAAGCGCGTATCACCTTGACGACCGCGGCAACGTTTTCGGGGCTGAGAAGCATGCCGGTCTTCACCGCATCCGGCCTGAGATCATTGATGAGGGTCGTCAGCTGTGCTTCGAGAAGGTTGTTCCCGACCGCTTCGACCGCGAAGACGCCTGCCGTGTTCTGAGCGGTGAGCGCGGAGATTGC is a window from the Nitrospirota bacterium genome containing:
- the thiD gene encoding bifunctional hydroxymethylpyrimidine kinase/phosphomethylpyrimidine kinase, whose product is MKTALTIAGSDPTGGAGIQADLKVFHRFGVYGLSAISALTAQNTAGVFAVEAVGNNLLEAQLTTLINDLRPDAVKTGMLLSPENVAAVVKVIRAYDLRNIVIDPVIRSSSGAALIEEKALEVLKRELLPLATVITPNIAEAAALTGIPIANERTMEAAARTLKQLGPEVVVITGGHLEQDATDLVYDGSAVHRVKGRKLPGEYHGTGCAFSAAVTALLAKGTPVLHAVEAAKEFMRAALANAYTAGRGMRLLHV